In Amycolatopsis methanolica 239, a single genomic region encodes these proteins:
- a CDS encoding phosphatase PAP2 family protein, with product MTRWLPLGGAFLVLFLGLGVAVARPPYAVDLAVAGLVQGWWRGTPGQVAQVVSDVFGPVVPAIFAIALAVGIVVCWRRGMRYQAGVALRVLAVLAATRLVSVVFKPLFVRDRPREYPEFSYPSGHVVSISSTGLAAALLCLWLAPKLTKWVVVFFSVATVLCAASRVILGVHWVSDTVGAVLGVLGVGFLTGWAVRLLPPQPVPSAPRSA from the coding sequence TTGACCAGGTGGCTCCCGCTCGGCGGCGCGTTCCTCGTCCTGTTCCTCGGGCTGGGCGTGGCCGTGGCGCGGCCGCCGTACGCCGTCGACCTGGCCGTGGCGGGCCTGGTGCAGGGCTGGTGGCGCGGCACGCCGGGACAGGTGGCGCAGGTGGTCAGCGACGTGTTCGGACCGGTCGTGCCCGCGATCTTCGCGATCGCGCTCGCGGTCGGAATCGTGGTGTGCTGGCGGCGCGGCATGCGGTACCAGGCGGGCGTGGCGCTACGGGTGCTGGCCGTGCTCGCCGCCACCCGGCTGGTGAGCGTGGTCTTCAAGCCGCTGTTCGTGCGCGACCGGCCCCGCGAGTACCCGGAGTTCAGCTACCCCAGCGGCCACGTGGTGTCGATCTCCAGCACCGGGCTCGCGGCGGCGCTGTTGTGCCTGTGGCTCGCGCCGAAGCTGACGAAGTGGGTCGTGGTGTTCTTCTCGGTCGCGACGGTGCTGTGCGCGGCGAGCCGGGTGATACTCGGGGTGCACTGGGTCAGCGACACCGTCGGCGCCGTGCTTGGCGTGCTCGGCGTGGGTTTTCTCACGGGGTGGGCGGTGCGGTTGTTACCGCCACAGCCCGTGCCGTCGGCGCCGCGGTCGGCGTAA
- a CDS encoding branched-chain amino acid aminotransferase — MTTTLPFTRTPHPSPASAERVAEVLAKPGFGTFFTDHMVTIKYSKGRGWYDANVGPYEPVTLDPATSVLHYAQAIFEGLKAYRQPDGSVAAFRPDANAARFRKSAARIAMPELPEELFLGSLRELIAADERWVPSNPGDTLYLRPFMISTSVGLGVNAPASDYLYLVIASPAGSYFTGGIKPVSVWLSTEYVRAAPGGTGAAKFAGNYAASFVAQSQAVEKGCDQVVWLDAVERRFVEEMGGMNLFFVFGSGSDARIVTPELSGSLLPGVTRDSLLKLAADHGLGIEERRISTDEWEKAAASGELTEVFACGTAAVITPVGRVKHAGGEFTIAGGEPGEVTMKLRAELTGIQEGTRPDPHGWMHKLS, encoded by the coding sequence ATGACGACCACGTTGCCCTTCACCCGTACCCCGCACCCGTCTCCCGCTTCGGCGGAGCGTGTAGCCGAGGTACTGGCGAAGCCGGGCTTCGGGACGTTCTTCACCGACCACATGGTCACGATCAAGTACAGCAAGGGCCGCGGCTGGTACGACGCGAACGTCGGCCCCTACGAGCCGGTCACGCTCGACCCCGCCACCTCCGTGCTGCACTACGCGCAGGCGATCTTCGAAGGCCTCAAGGCCTACCGCCAGCCGGACGGGTCGGTCGCGGCCTTCCGCCCGGACGCCAACGCGGCCCGGTTCCGCAAGTCGGCGGCCCGCATCGCGATGCCGGAGCTGCCCGAGGAGCTGTTCCTCGGCTCGTTGCGGGAGCTGATCGCGGCGGACGAGCGGTGGGTGCCCAGCAACCCGGGCGACACGCTGTACCTGCGCCCGTTCATGATCTCCACCTCGGTGGGGCTCGGCGTGAACGCGCCGGCGAGCGACTACCTGTACCTGGTGATCGCCTCGCCCGCCGGCTCGTACTTCACCGGCGGGATCAAGCCGGTGAGCGTGTGGCTGTCCACCGAGTACGTGCGGGCCGCTCCGGGCGGCACCGGCGCGGCGAAGTTCGCCGGCAACTACGCGGCGTCCTTCGTGGCGCAGTCGCAGGCCGTGGAGAAGGGCTGCGACCAGGTGGTGTGGCTCGATGCGGTGGAGCGCCGCTTCGTCGAGGAGATGGGCGGCATGAACCTGTTCTTCGTGTTCGGCTCGGGTTCGGATGCCCGGATCGTCACGCCGGAGCTGTCCGGTTCGCTGCTGCCCGGTGTCACGCGTGATTCGCTGCTCAAGCTGGCGGCGGACCACGGCCTCGGCATCGAGGAGCGCCGGATTTCCACCGACGAGTGGGAGAAGGCGGCCGCGTCCGGTGAGCTGACCGAGGTGTTCGCGTGCGGCACCGCGGCGGTCATCACGCCGGTCGGCCGGGTCAAGCACGCGGGCGGCGAGTTCACCATCGCGGGCGGCGAGCCCGGCGAGGTGACGATGAAGCTGCGCGCCGAACTGACCGGCATCCAGGAGGGCACGCGCCCCGACCCGCACGGCTGGATGCACAAGCTGTCCTGA
- the cobT gene encoding nicotinate-nucleotide--dimethylbenzimidazole phosphoribosyltransferase, with protein sequence MTDVSFADVPQPDEAARTEAVRRHAELLKPVSALGELEALGAWVAACQGSAPPRRFQRPRVIVFAGDHGIAAKGVSAYRPEVTGQLVDNLLKGAGPVAVAAAVADAGLRVVDIAVDGETPVAEYKVRAGSGSIDVEDALSEDEVRAALRAGMAIADAEVDEGADLLVAGSVGVGATTPAAVLVAALTGAEPVAVVGRGSGIDDNAWMRKTVAIRDALRRARAVLPDPVALLRTAGGADLAALTGFLAQAAVRRTPVLLDGLAVGAAALVAEELAPGARSWWQAAHRDAEPAHQMALDHLDLKPVVDLGIRLGDGTGAATALPLLITAARLLTDLPTHAEAGVTAPNA encoded by the coding sequence GTGACTGACGTGTCGTTCGCCGATGTCCCCCAACCCGACGAAGCCGCCCGCACCGAGGCGGTGCGGCGGCACGCCGAGCTGCTCAAACCGGTGTCCGCGCTGGGCGAGCTGGAGGCGCTCGGCGCGTGGGTCGCGGCCTGCCAGGGCTCGGCGCCGCCGCGGCGGTTCCAGCGGCCACGGGTGATCGTGTTCGCCGGGGACCACGGGATCGCCGCGAAGGGCGTGTCCGCCTACCGGCCGGAGGTCACCGGGCAACTGGTGGACAACCTGCTCAAGGGCGCCGGGCCGGTCGCGGTCGCCGCGGCGGTGGCCGACGCCGGGCTGCGCGTGGTGGACATCGCGGTGGACGGGGAGACGCCGGTCGCCGAATACAAGGTGCGGGCGGGCTCCGGGTCGATCGACGTCGAGGACGCCCTCAGCGAGGACGAGGTGCGGGCCGCCCTGCGGGCCGGCATGGCGATCGCGGACGCCGAGGTGGACGAGGGCGCCGATCTGCTCGTCGCGGGCAGCGTCGGGGTCGGGGCGACCACGCCGGCCGCGGTGCTGGTCGCCGCGCTGACCGGCGCCGAGCCGGTGGCCGTGGTCGGCCGCGGATCGGGCATCGACGACAACGCGTGGATGCGCAAGACCGTGGCGATCCGGGACGCACTGCGGCGGGCGCGGGCGGTGCTGCCCGACCCGGTCGCGCTGCTGCGCACCGCGGGTGGCGCGGACCTGGCCGCGTTGACCGGGTTCCTGGCGCAGGCCGCGGTCCGCCGCACGCCGGTGCTGCTGGACGGGCTCGCGGTGGGCGCGGCGGCGCTGGTGGCGGAGGAACTGGCGCCCGGCGCGCGATCGTGGTGGCAGGCCGCGCACCGCGACGCCGAGCCGGCGCACCAGATGGCGCTGGACCACCTGGACCTCAAGCCGGTCGTCGACCTGGGCATCCGGCTCGGCGACGGCACCGGCGCCGCGACGGCCCTCCCGCTGCTGATCACGGCCGCCCGGCTGCTCACGGACCTGCCGACACACGCGGAAGCCGGGGTCACGGCGCCGAACGCTTGA
- a CDS encoding leucyl aminopeptidase, whose protein sequence is MTVPKFALIENTGAALGKSRAEVVVVGTLQGDKAVTLAPGAEAVDETFDGSLAELLATVGASGKAEEVVKLPTLGKLPAAVVLAVGLGRADGDGTVTAEQVRRAAGAAGRALAGTARAVSTLSAVDLQAAVEGTALGAYTFTEYKSEPGDAPVAAVDFATPAEGTKRAHTATLKAATAIAEAVIIARDLINTPPNDLFPASFAERARKLAEANDLDFEVLDEKQLKRKGFGGILGVGGGSSRPPRLVRVSYKGPKAAKKVALVGKGITFDSGGISIKPAANMDHMTSDMSGAAAVLASVVLAAKLKYPLEVTANIPLAENLPSGTSYRPGDVLSMYGGKTVEVLNTDAEGRLVLADAIVRAAEDDPDYLIETSTLTGAQMVALGNRTAGIMGSDEFRDRVAAIAQATGEGGWPMPLPEELRGDLDSRLADLANVTGHRWGGMLAAGIFLREFVAEGLPWAHIDIAGPSFNTGAPWGYTGKGGTGVPVRTIAAVLADIADQG, encoded by the coding sequence GTGACCGTGCCGAAGTTTGCCCTGATCGAGAACACCGGCGCCGCGCTCGGCAAGAGCCGGGCCGAGGTCGTCGTGGTCGGGACGCTCCAGGGCGACAAGGCCGTGACGCTGGCGCCGGGTGCGGAGGCCGTCGACGAGACCTTCGACGGCTCGCTGGCCGAGCTGCTGGCCACCGTGGGCGCCTCCGGCAAGGCCGAGGAGGTCGTGAAGCTGCCCACGCTGGGCAAGCTGCCCGCCGCGGTCGTGCTGGCGGTCGGCCTCGGCCGCGCCGACGGGGACGGCACCGTGACCGCCGAGCAGGTGCGCCGCGCCGCGGGCGCCGCCGGGCGCGCGCTGGCCGGCACCGCGCGGGCCGTGTCCACACTGTCCGCTGTGGACCTGCAGGCCGCGGTGGAAGGCACCGCGCTGGGCGCCTACACGTTCACCGAGTACAAGTCCGAGCCGGGTGACGCGCCCGTCGCGGCGGTCGATTTCGCCACGCCGGCCGAAGGCACCAAGCGCGCGCACACCGCGACGCTGAAGGCCGCGACCGCGATCGCCGAGGCCGTGATCATCGCCCGCGACCTGATCAACACCCCGCCGAACGACCTGTTCCCGGCCTCCTTCGCCGAGCGGGCCCGCAAGCTCGCCGAGGCCAACGACCTCGACTTCGAGGTGCTCGACGAGAAGCAGCTCAAGCGCAAGGGCTTCGGCGGCATCCTCGGCGTCGGCGGCGGCTCGTCCCGCCCGCCGCGGCTGGTGCGGGTGTCCTACAAGGGTCCGAAGGCGGCGAAGAAGGTCGCGCTGGTCGGCAAGGGCATCACGTTCGACTCGGGCGGCATCTCGATCAAGCCCGCGGCGAACATGGACCACATGACCTCGGACATGTCCGGGGCCGCCGCGGTGCTCGCCTCGGTCGTGCTCGCGGCCAAGCTCAAGTACCCGCTCGAGGTCACCGCCAACATCCCGCTCGCGGAGAACCTGCCGTCGGGCACCTCCTACCGGCCGGGCGACGTGCTGAGCATGTACGGCGGCAAGACCGTCGAGGTCCTCAACACCGACGCCGAAGGCCGCCTGGTGCTGGCCGACGCCATCGTGCGCGCCGCCGAGGACGACCCGGACTACCTGATCGAGACCTCGACGCTGACCGGCGCGCAGATGGTGGCGCTGGGCAACCGGACCGCCGGGATCATGGGCTCGGACGAGTTCCGCGACCGGGTGGCGGCGATCGCACAGGCCACCGGCGAGGGCGGGTGGCCGATGCCGCTGCCCGAGGAGCTGCGCGGCGACCTGGACTCGCGGCTGGCCGACCTGGCGAACGTGACCGGGCACCGCTGGGGCGGGATGCTCGCGGCCGGCATCTTCCTGCGCGAGTTCGTCGCCGAGGGCCTGCCGTGGGCGCACATCGACATCGCGGGGCCGTCGTTCAACACCGGCGCGCCGTGGGGCTACACCGGCAAGGGCGGCACCGGCGTCCCGGTCCGCACCATCGCCGCCGTGCTGGCGGACATCGCCGACCAGGGCTGA
- a CDS encoding aldo/keto reductase family protein, whose protein sequence is MEFRRLGRSGLSVSEIAYGNWLTHGSQIEEEQAQACIKAALDAGITTFDTADVYANTVAESVLGRGLAGQRRESLEICTKVFWPTGPGGPNDRGLGRKHIIESCHASLKRLQTDHIDLYQAHRFDATVPLEETMSAFADLVRQGKVLYVGVSEWNAEEITRGAALARELRIPFVSNQPQYNMLWRVIEAQVVPASEREGLSQIVWSPIAQGVLTGKYKPGQPPPAGSRATDENGSRFVQRFLRDEVLERVARLEPLAAQAGLTPAQLAVAWVLQNPNVSSAIVGASRPEQVHENVKAAGVKLDADLLTEIDSVLLGVVEDDPRLTARAG, encoded by the coding sequence ATGGAGTTTCGCCGTCTCGGCCGCAGTGGCCTGTCCGTCAGTGAGATCGCCTACGGTAACTGGCTCACCCACGGCTCCCAGATCGAGGAGGAGCAGGCCCAGGCCTGCATCAAGGCCGCGCTGGACGCGGGGATCACGACCTTCGACACCGCCGACGTCTACGCGAACACGGTGGCCGAGTCGGTGCTCGGCCGCGGGCTCGCCGGTCAGCGCCGAGAGAGCCTGGAGATCTGCACGAAGGTCTTCTGGCCGACCGGCCCCGGTGGCCCGAACGACCGCGGGCTGGGCCGCAAACACATCATCGAGTCCTGCCACGCCTCGCTGAAGCGGCTGCAGACCGACCACATCGACCTGTACCAGGCGCACCGGTTCGACGCGACGGTGCCGCTGGAGGAGACCATGTCGGCCTTCGCCGACCTGGTCCGTCAGGGCAAGGTGCTCTACGTCGGGGTCTCCGAGTGGAACGCCGAGGAGATCACCCGCGGCGCCGCGCTGGCCCGCGAGCTGCGGATCCCGTTCGTGTCGAACCAGCCGCAGTACAACATGCTCTGGCGCGTCATCGAGGCGCAGGTCGTGCCCGCGAGCGAGCGCGAGGGGCTGAGCCAGATCGTCTGGTCGCCGATCGCACAGGGTGTGCTGACCGGCAAGTACAAGCCGGGCCAGCCGCCGCCCGCCGGGTCGCGCGCCACCGACGAGAACGGCTCGCGGTTCGTGCAGCGCTTCCTGCGCGACGAGGTGCTCGAGCGGGTCGCCCGGCTGGAGCCGCTGGCCGCGCAGGCCGGGCTGACGCCGGCGCAGCTGGCGGTGGCGTGGGTGCTGCAGAACCCGAACGTCTCCTCGGCGATCGTCGGCGCTTCGCGGCCGGAGCAGGTGCACGAGAACGTGAAGGCGGCCGGCGTGAAGCTCGACGCCGACCTGCTGACCGAGATCGACTCGGTGCTGCTGGGCGTGGTCGAGGACGATCCGCGCCTGACCGCCCGGGCAGGCTGA
- a CDS encoding DUF3043 domain-containing protein, producing the protein MRFLRRNSTTTADSPEIEAAEVAESVESHTRGYTPGKGRPTPKRKEAEGKRRGPVAPPPRTMREAMKRNRELRKSNPVDKEERRRLAKERQERMAAGDDRYLLPRDKGPVKAYVRDLVDSRRHFLGAFMPLAILVFVVLLVPYPVIQQYVTLLCMAALLVMAVEGYFNGRRIARLARAKFPKENISGRSLGWYAFVRASQIRKLRMPKPRVKVGDTVS; encoded by the coding sequence TCTCCGTCGTAACAGCACGACCACCGCAGACAGCCCCGAGATCGAGGCGGCCGAGGTGGCCGAAAGCGTCGAATCTCACACCCGTGGTTACACCCCGGGCAAGGGCAGGCCGACGCCGAAGCGCAAGGAGGCCGAGGGCAAGCGCCGCGGCCCCGTCGCGCCCCCGCCGAGGACCATGCGGGAGGCGATGAAGCGCAACCGCGAGCTGCGCAAGTCGAACCCGGTCGACAAGGAAGAGCGCCGCAGGCTGGCCAAGGAGCGCCAGGAGCGGATGGCCGCGGGCGACGACCGCTACCTGCTGCCGCGCGACAAAGGCCCGGTCAAGGCGTACGTGCGCGACCTGGTCGACTCGCGCCGCCACTTCCTCGGCGCGTTCATGCCGCTGGCGATCCTCGTGTTCGTCGTGCTGCTGGTGCCGTACCCGGTGATCCAGCAGTACGTGACGCTGCTGTGCATGGCCGCGCTGCTGGTCATGGCCGTCGAGGGCTACTTCAACGGCCGCCGCATCGCGCGCCTGGCCAGGGCGAAGTTCCCGAAGGAGAACATCAGCGGCCGGTCGCTGGGCTGGTACGCGTTCGTGCGGGCGAGCCAGATCCGCAAGCTCCGGATGCCCAAGCCGCGCGTGAAGGTCGGCGACACGGTCTCCTGA
- a CDS encoding TIGR01777 family oxidoreductase, giving the protein MRVLIAGSSGLLGSALVATLRDSGHDVRRLVRRPARAADEHSWDPPAGRIDDRAFEDVTTVVNLCGSPMGLRWSAARKQMIRDSRIEPTEVLAEAVAEYRIPTLVNASGVGYYGDTGDTVVTETAPRGQGFLAELCEAWEAATAPAAEAGSRVVNLRTGLVLSTEGLLGPLKPLFWLGLGGKLGDGKQYMPWISLRDHVSAMRFLIEHETLSGPVNVCNPEPSTNAEFTRAMGHALRRPAPWWAPGFALRAALGEVADEMALISQRAVPAMLEKAGFTFVHTDLEGALAVAL; this is encoded by the coding sequence ATGCGAGTACTGATCGCCGGATCCAGCGGGCTCCTCGGCTCGGCGCTCGTCGCCACACTGCGCGACTCGGGGCACGACGTGCGCCGGCTGGTACGGCGTCCGGCCAGGGCCGCGGACGAGCACTCGTGGGACCCGCCCGCGGGCCGGATCGACGACCGCGCGTTCGAGGACGTCACCACCGTCGTCAACCTGTGCGGCTCGCCGATGGGGCTGCGGTGGAGCGCGGCCCGTAAGCAGATGATCCGCGACAGCCGGATCGAGCCCACCGAGGTGCTGGCCGAGGCCGTCGCGGAGTACCGCATCCCGACCCTCGTCAACGCCTCCGGCGTCGGCTACTACGGCGACACCGGCGACACCGTGGTGACCGAGACCGCGCCGCGGGGTCAGGGTTTCCTGGCCGAGCTGTGCGAGGCGTGGGAGGCGGCGACCGCGCCTGCGGCGGAGGCGGGCTCGCGCGTGGTGAACCTGCGCACCGGTCTGGTGCTGTCCACGGAGGGCCTGCTCGGGCCGCTCAAGCCGCTGTTCTGGCTCGGCCTGGGCGGCAAGCTGGGTGACGGCAAGCAGTACATGCCGTGGATCAGCCTGCGCGACCACGTGTCCGCGATGCGGTTCCTCATCGAGCACGAGACGCTGTCCGGTCCGGTGAACGTGTGCAACCCGGAGCCGTCGACCAACGCCGAGTTCACCCGCGCGATGGGGCACGCGCTTCGGCGGCCTGCCCCGTGGTGGGCGCCCGGGTTCGCGTTGCGGGCGGCGCTCGGCGAGGTGGCCGACGAGATGGCGCTGATCTCGCAGCGGGCGGTGCCTGCGATGCTGGAGAAGGCCGGGTTCACGTTCGTGCACACCGACCTCGAGGGCGCATTGGCGGTCGCCCTTTGA
- the sucB gene encoding 2-oxoglutarate dehydrogenase, E2 component, dihydrolipoamide succinyltransferase: MAFSVTLPELGESVTEGTVTRWLKQEGDTVAVDEPLLEISTDKVDTEVPSPVAGTLQKIVAQEDETVEVGGELAVIDDGSGGGSAPAQEQAPAQQAQPEPEPEPQLQSAPEAQPAPSGSAQGTPVTLPELGESVTEGTVTRWLKSVGDTVEVDEPLLEISTDKVDTEVPSPIAGTLLEISVGEDETVEVGGTLAIIGDASALPAPQQEQPKAPEPKPEPKPEPTPAAQAPAPQQPAPQQPAPQQPAPQPQAAPAASDGNGSGPYVTPLVRKLATEHGIDLASVTGSGVGGRIRKQDVLAAAEAKQKQSAPATQAPAAQAPAAAPSAPAAKAPAAPSPELAALRGTTQKASRIRQVIAQRTRESLQTSAQLTQVFEVDVTKIARLRQQAKASFQDREGVKLTFLPFFAKATVEALKQHPNINAYLDEEKKEITYFGEEHLAVAVDTEKGLISPVIHKAGELNLAGLARAIADVAARTRANKIKPDELSGGTFTVTNLGSNGALFDTPIINQPQSGILGVGAVVKRPVVVTDADGQDTIAIRSMAYLALTYDHRLIDGADAGRFLTTIKNRLEEGHFEDELGL; encoded by the coding sequence ATGGCCTTCTCCGTCACACTGCCGGAGCTCGGGGAGAGCGTTACCGAGGGCACCGTCACCCGCTGGCTCAAGCAGGAGGGTGACACGGTCGCGGTCGACGAGCCGTTGCTGGAGATCTCGACCGACAAGGTCGACACCGAGGTCCCGTCGCCGGTCGCAGGCACGCTGCAGAAGATCGTCGCCCAGGAGGACGAGACCGTCGAGGTCGGCGGCGAGCTCGCCGTGATCGACGACGGTTCCGGCGGTGGTTCCGCCCCCGCTCAGGAGCAGGCGCCCGCCCAGCAGGCCCAGCCCGAGCCGGAGCCCGAGCCGCAGCTGCAGTCGGCCCCGGAGGCACAGCCCGCGCCGAGTGGTTCCGCTCAGGGCACGCCGGTCACGCTGCCCGAGCTGGGCGAGAGCGTCACCGAGGGCACCGTCACCCGCTGGCTGAAGTCGGTCGGCGACACGGTCGAGGTGGACGAGCCGCTGCTGGAGATCTCCACCGACAAGGTCGACACCGAGGTCCCGTCGCCGATCGCCGGCACGCTGCTGGAGATCAGCGTCGGTGAGGACGAGACCGTCGAGGTCGGCGGCACGCTCGCCATCATCGGCGACGCGAGCGCCTTGCCCGCCCCGCAGCAGGAGCAGCCGAAGGCGCCCGAGCCGAAGCCGGAACCGAAGCCCGAGCCCACCCCGGCCGCGCAGGCGCCCGCGCCGCAACAGCCGGCCCCGCAGCAGCCCGCGCCGCAACAGCCGGCTCCGCAGCCGCAGGCCGCCCCGGCCGCGAGCGACGGCAACGGCAGCGGCCCGTACGTCACCCCACTGGTGCGCAAGCTCGCCACCGAGCACGGCATCGACCTGGCGTCGGTGACCGGAAGCGGTGTCGGCGGCCGCATCCGCAAGCAGGACGTGCTGGCGGCGGCCGAGGCGAAGCAGAAGCAGAGCGCCCCGGCCACCCAGGCGCCCGCCGCACAGGCCCCGGCCGCCGCGCCGAGCGCCCCCGCCGCCAAGGCCCCGGCTGCCCCGTCGCCGGAGCTGGCCGCGCTGCGTGGCACCACGCAGAAGGCGAGCCGGATCCGCCAGGTCATCGCGCAGCGCACCCGCGAGTCGCTGCAGACCTCGGCGCAGCTCACCCAGGTGTTCGAGGTGGACGTCACCAAGATCGCCCGGTTGCGCCAGCAGGCGAAGGCCTCCTTCCAGGATCGGGAGGGCGTGAAGCTCACCTTCCTGCCGTTCTTCGCGAAGGCGACGGTCGAGGCGCTCAAGCAGCACCCGAACATCAACGCCTACCTGGACGAGGAGAAGAAGGAGATCACCTACTTCGGCGAGGAGCACCTCGCCGTCGCCGTGGACACCGAGAAGGGCCTGATCTCCCCGGTCATCCACAAGGCGGGCGAGCTGAACCTGGCCGGCTTGGCCAGGGCGATCGCCGACGTCGCGGCCCGCACCCGCGCGAACAAGATCAAGCCGGACGAGCTGTCGGGCGGCACCTTCACGGTGACCAACCTGGGCAGCAACGGCGCCCTGTTCGACACGCCGATCATCAACCAGCCGCAGTCCGGGATCCTGGGCGTCGGCGCGGTGGTGAAGCGGCCGGTCGTGGTCACCGACGCGGACGGGCAGGACACCATCGCCATCCGGTCGATGGCCTACCTGGCCCTGACCTACGACCACCGCCTGATCGACGGCGCGGACGCGGGCCGGTTCCTGACCACGATCAAGAACCGCCTCGAAGAGGGCCACTTCGAGGACGAGCTGGGTCTGTAA
- the lipB gene encoding lipoyl(octanoyl) transferase LipB — translation MSPKSCRAASTPVTVKNIGTIDYLQAWELQRELVNARADCSEAPDTLLLLEHPSVYTAGKRTEDADRPTDGTPVIDVDRGGKITWHGPGQLVGYPIVKLGDPIDVVHYVRRLEEALIRVCDQFGVYTGRVEGRSGVWVPADERGPERKIAAIGIRVQRGVTMHGFELNCNADLTAFDKIVPCGIRDAGVTSLSFELERDVPVAEALPLARDAVLAALDGELAVSDDRWLRREDSAPSAPGVTFALRP, via the coding sequence GTGAGTCCCAAGTCCTGCCGCGCCGCCAGCACCCCCGTCACCGTCAAGAACATCGGCACCATCGACTACCTGCAAGCCTGGGAGCTGCAGCGGGAGCTGGTGAACGCGCGGGCGGACTGCTCGGAGGCCCCGGACACGCTCCTGCTGCTGGAGCACCCGTCGGTCTACACCGCGGGCAAGCGCACCGAGGACGCCGACCGGCCGACCGACGGCACCCCGGTGATCGACGTCGACCGCGGCGGGAAGATCACCTGGCACGGGCCCGGACAGCTGGTCGGCTACCCGATCGTCAAGCTGGGCGACCCGATCGACGTCGTGCACTACGTGCGGCGCCTGGAGGAGGCGCTGATCCGGGTGTGCGACCAGTTCGGCGTCTACACCGGGCGGGTCGAGGGCCGCAGCGGCGTGTGGGTGCCCGCCGACGAGCGCGGTCCGGAGCGCAAGATCGCGGCGATCGGCATCCGCGTGCAGCGCGGCGTGACGATGCACGGCTTCGAGCTGAACTGCAACGCGGACCTGACGGCGTTCGACAAGATCGTGCCGTGCGGGATCCGGGACGCCGGCGTGACGTCGCTGTCGTTCGAGCTGGAGCGGGACGTCCCGGTCGCCGAGGCGCTCCCCCTTGCCCGCGACGCCGTGCTGGCCGCGCTGGACGGCGAGCTGGCGGTGTCGGACGACCGGTGGCTGCGCCGCGAGGATTCGGCGCCCTCGGCGCCGGGCGTGACGTTCGCCCTCCGGCCCTGA
- the lpdA gene encoding dihydrolipoyl dehydrogenase: MSDAGADLVILGGGSGGYAAAFRAAELGQSVILIEKDKLGGTCLHRGCIPTKALLHAAEVADTAREGEQFGVKTTLEGVDIAGVHKYKDGVISRLYKGLQGLAKAHKVTVVEGTGTFVGGTTVEVDGTRYTGKNLVLATGSYSKTLPGLELGGRIIASDEALTLDWIPEKVVVLGGGVIGVEFASVWASFGVDVTIVEALPRLVPAEDEFASKQLERAFRRRKINFKTGVKFTGAKQDENGVTVSLESGETLEADLLLVAVGRGPNTAGHGYEEAGVRMERGFVITDERLRTNLPNVYAVGDIVPGLQLAHRGFAQGIFVAEEIAGLEPKAIDEAGIPRVTYSHPEVASVGLSEAAAKERYGSDVQTFTYDLAGNGKSQILKTSGAIKVIKAPDGPVVGLHLVGDRVGELIGEAQLIYNWEAFPEDVAPLIHAHPTQTEALGEAHLALAGKPLHVHS, encoded by the coding sequence GTGAGCGACGCTGGCGCCGACCTGGTGATCCTCGGTGGCGGATCCGGCGGCTACGCCGCGGCCTTCCGCGCCGCGGAGCTGGGCCAGTCCGTCATCCTGATCGAGAAGGACAAGCTGGGCGGGACGTGCCTGCATCGCGGCTGCATCCCGACCAAGGCTCTGCTCCACGCGGCCGAAGTCGCCGACACCGCCCGCGAGGGTGAGCAGTTCGGCGTGAAGACCACCCTGGAGGGCGTCGACATCGCCGGCGTCCACAAGTACAAGGATGGCGTCATCAGCCGCCTCTACAAGGGGCTGCAGGGCCTGGCCAAGGCCCACAAGGTGACCGTCGTCGAGGGCACCGGCACGTTCGTCGGCGGCACCACGGTCGAGGTGGACGGCACCCGGTACACGGGCAAGAACCTGGTCCTGGCCACCGGCTCGTACTCGAAGACCCTGCCGGGCCTGGAGCTGGGCGGCCGGATCATCGCCAGCGACGAGGCGCTGACCCTGGACTGGATCCCGGAGAAGGTCGTCGTGCTCGGCGGCGGCGTCATCGGCGTCGAGTTCGCCAGCGTGTGGGCCTCCTTCGGCGTGGACGTGACGATCGTCGAGGCGCTGCCGCGGCTGGTCCCGGCCGAGGACGAGTTCGCCAGCAAGCAGCTCGAGCGGGCGTTCCGCCGTCGCAAGATCAACTTCAAGACCGGCGTGAAGTTCACCGGCGCCAAGCAGGACGAGAACGGCGTGACCGTGTCCCTGGAGTCCGGTGAGACGCTGGAGGCCGACCTGCTGCTGGTCGCCGTCGGCCGCGGTCCCAACACCGCGGGCCACGGCTACGAGGAGGCCGGCGTCCGGATGGAGCGCGGGTTCGTCATCACCGACGAGCGCCTGCGCACCAACCTGCCGAACGTCTACGCCGTCGGCGACATCGTCCCCGGCCTGCAGCTCGCGCACCGCGGCTTCGCCCAGGGCATCTTCGTCGCCGAGGAGATCGCCGGCCTGGAGCCGAAGGCGATCGACGAAGCCGGCATCCCGCGCGTCACCTACAGCCACCCCGAGGTCGCCTCCGTCGGCCTGAGCGAGGCGGCTGCGAAGGAGCGCTACGGCTCGGACGTGCAGACCTTCACGTACGACCTGGCAGGCAACGGGAAGAGCCAGATCCTCAAGACTTCCGGCGCGATCAAGGTGATCAAGGCGCCGGACGGGCCGGTCGTCGGCCTGCACCTGGTCGGGGACCGGGTCGGCGAACTGATCGGCGAAGCCCAGCTGATCTACAACTGGGAGGCCTTCCCGGAGGACGTCGCTCCGCTGATCCACGCCCACCCGACCCAGACCGAGGCCCTCGGCGAAGCACACCTTGCCCTGGCCGGCAAGCCACTGCACGTGCACAGCTGA